In a genomic window of Feifania hominis:
- a CDS encoding phosphopentomutase translates to MSVRRVFVIVMDSFGIGALPDAGRFGDAGSDTLRAVAAQSGFCAPTLASLGLFNIAGTDHARAVRAPRGAFGRMAERSAAKDTTTGHWELAGLISESAPPTFPGGFPQDFIDRLEQATGRGTLCNRPYSGTQLLLDYGREHEATGKLIVYTSADSVFQIAAHEAVVPLPELYAACETARGLLTGPLAVSRVIARPFVGEYPRYTRTANRHDYSLPPTGPTMLDRLTGAGYDVIGVGKIGDIFAGVGVGESLRTTGNADGMARTLDCQRRDFTGLCFVNLVDFDMLYGHRNDAAGYAAAVMEFDRWLPAFLGGMRGGDLLFVTADHGCDPSTPSTDHSREYVPLLAAGPTVRAGADIGTRASFADLAETVLDAFGLDGLGTGTSFLHDIVSK, encoded by the coding sequence ATGAGCGTGCGGCGGGTCTTTGTCATTGTGATGGACAGCTTCGGCATTGGCGCGCTGCCGGATGCCGGCCGCTTCGGCGACGCGGGCAGCGACACGCTGCGCGCCGTCGCGGCACAGTCGGGCTTCTGCGCGCCCACACTCGCGTCGCTCGGTTTATTCAACATTGCGGGTACGGACCACGCCCGTGCGGTCCGTGCGCCCCGGGGCGCATTCGGCCGCATGGCGGAGCGCTCCGCCGCCAAGGACACCACCACCGGCCACTGGGAGCTCGCGGGACTGATTTCCGAGAGTGCGCCGCCCACGTTTCCCGGCGGCTTCCCGCAGGATTTCATCGACCGCCTGGAACAGGCAACCGGCAGAGGGACGCTCTGCAACCGCCCCTATTCGGGCACACAGCTTCTTCTCGACTACGGCCGCGAGCACGAGGCGACGGGAAAACTCATCGTCTACACCTCGGCCGACAGCGTCTTTCAGATCGCGGCCCACGAGGCGGTGGTGCCGCTGCCCGAGCTCTACGCCGCCTGCGAGACGGCGCGCGGGCTGCTCACGGGGCCGCTCGCCGTCAGCCGGGTGATCGCGCGCCCCTTTGTGGGCGAGTATCCGCGCTACACCCGCACGGCGAACCGCCACGACTATTCTCTGCCCCCGACGGGCCCCACCATGCTCGACCGGCTCACCGGCGCCGGGTACGATGTGATCGGCGTGGGCAAGATCGGCGACATCTTTGCGGGCGTCGGCGTCGGGGAGAGCCTGCGCACAACGGGCAACGCCGACGGCATGGCGCGCACGCTCGACTGCCAGAGGAGGGACTTTACAGGGCTCTGCTTTGTCAACCTCGTCGACTTTGACATGCTCTACGGCCACCGAAACGACGCGGCGGGCTACGCTGCGGCCGTCATGGAGTTTGACCGGTGGCTGCCGGCCTTTCTCGGCGGCATGCGCGGGGGAGATCTGCTCTTTGTCACGGCCGACCATGGCTGCGACCCCTCCACGCCGAGCACGGACCACTCGCGCGAATATGTGCCGCTGCTCGCGGCGGGCCCCACGGTGCGCGCCGGGGCGGATATCGGCACACGCGCCTCTTTCGCCGACCTCGCAGAGACGGTTCTCGACGCGTTCGGCCTCGACGGGCTCGGGACGGGAACGAGCTTTCTGCACGATATTGTATCAAAGTAA
- the deoD gene encoding purine-nucleoside phosphorylase, with translation MSQVPTPHIGAPEGAFAPTVLMPGDPLRAKFIAERFLDEPQLVTSVRGMLGYTGVYRGVPLSVMGSGMGCPSMGIYSYELFHFYQVENIIRIGSAGAIHPDLKLRDIVAGLAVCTDSHYSDQFGLPGTFAPAASYTLLERAVTAAREQNVELVVGSLLCSDKFYDDAAGLETWRRVGTLAVEMESAALYANAARAGKRALALCTISDRPLEGESLPSEERERSFTQMMRIALEAAIKR, from the coding sequence ATGTCACAGGTTCCGACACCCCACATCGGCGCGCCGGAGGGCGCGTTCGCCCCGACGGTGCTCATGCCCGGCGACCCGCTGCGCGCTAAATTCATCGCCGAGCGCTTTCTCGACGAGCCGCAGCTTGTCACTTCGGTGCGCGGCATGCTCGGCTACACGGGCGTCTACCGCGGCGTGCCACTCTCGGTGATGGGCAGCGGGATGGGATGCCCGTCCATGGGCATCTACTCCTATGAGCTGTTCCACTTCTACCAGGTGGAGAACATCATCCGCATCGGCTCGGCCGGGGCCATTCACCCCGATTTGAAGCTGCGCGATATCGTCGCGGGGCTCGCGGTCTGCACCGACTCGCACTACAGCGACCAGTTCGGTCTGCCCGGCACCTTTGCCCCGGCGGCCTCATACACATTGCTCGAGCGGGCGGTGACGGCCGCGCGGGAGCAGAATGTCGAGCTCGTCGTCGGCAGCCTGCTCTGCTCGGACAAGTTTTACGACGATGCGGCGGGCCTCGAAACATGGCGGCGGGTGGGAACGCTCGCCGTTGAGATGGAGTCGGCGGCCCTGTACGCGAACGCCGCGCGCGCCGGGAAGAGGGCGCTCGCCCTCTGTACCATCTCAGACCGGCCGCTCGAGGGCGAGTCGCTGCCGAGCGAGGAGCGCGAGCGCAGCTTCACCCAGATGATGCGCATCGCGCTGGAGGCGGCGATCAAACGATGA